A stretch of Paludisphaera borealis DNA encodes these proteins:
- a CDS encoding nickel-dependent hydrogenase large subunit yields MATVTRPVRETHDGPRNLVEMSWDPITRIVGSLGIYTKIDFANKQVAECHSTSSIFRGYSVFMKGKDPRDAHFITSRICGICGDNHATCACYAQNMAFGVRPPAIAEWIVNLGEAAEYMFDHCIYQDNLVGVDYCEQMVRETTPSVWAKAQKKAAPHAADHGYRTIADIMTALNPFTGDFYREALQMSRLTREMFCLMEGRHVHPSTLYPGGVGTVPTQQLFTDYLVRLMKYVEFMKKVVPLHNDLFDFFYEALPGYEEVGRRRVLLGCWGSWNDPKVCDYEYRHMNEWGKAMYVTPGVVVDGKTVTNNLVDINLGIRILLGSSFYDDWEGDEMFVTHDPLGNPVDRRHPWNQTTTPRPQRRDFEGKYSWVMSPRWKHPETGEHLALDTGGGPIARLWSTALAGTVDIGYIKATGHSVKIYLPKTAMKPEVEFEWKIPKWSNAIERNRARTYFQAYAAACALHFAEKAMEELHAGRTRTFTDFTVPDEAIGCGFHEAVRGVLSHHVVIRDGKIANYHPYPPTPWNANPRDVYGTPGPYEDAVQNTPIFEENGPDKFKGVDIMRAVRSFDPCLPCGVHMYTGEGKLLEVRHVPMFGAQG; encoded by the coding sequence ATGGCGACCGTGACCCGACCCGTCCGCGAAACCCACGACGGCCCTCGCAACCTGGTCGAGATGTCGTGGGACCCCATCACCCGGATCGTCGGCAGCCTGGGGATCTACACCAAGATCGACTTCGCCAACAAGCAGGTCGCCGAGTGCCACAGCACGTCGTCGATCTTCCGCGGCTACAGCGTCTTCATGAAGGGGAAGGACCCGCGCGACGCCCATTTCATCACCAGCCGGATCTGCGGGATCTGCGGCGACAACCACGCCACCTGCGCGTGTTACGCCCAGAACATGGCGTTCGGCGTCCGTCCGCCCGCCATCGCCGAATGGATCGTCAATCTTGGCGAGGCGGCGGAATATATGTTCGATCACTGCATTTATCAGGACAACCTCGTCGGGGTGGACTACTGCGAGCAGATGGTCCGGGAGACCACGCCGAGCGTCTGGGCGAAGGCTCAGAAGAAGGCCGCGCCGCACGCCGCCGACCACGGCTATCGGACGATCGCCGACATCATGACCGCGCTCAATCCGTTCACGGGGGACTTCTATCGCGAAGCCCTCCAGATGAGCCGGCTGACGCGCGAGATGTTCTGCCTGATGGAGGGCCGGCACGTCCATCCGTCGACCCTGTATCCCGGCGGCGTCGGCACGGTGCCCACGCAACAGCTTTTCACCGACTACCTCGTCCGGCTGATGAAGTACGTCGAGTTCATGAAGAAGGTCGTGCCGCTCCACAACGACCTGTTCGACTTCTTCTACGAGGCGCTTCCGGGCTATGAGGAGGTGGGCCGTCGCCGCGTCTTGCTCGGCTGCTGGGGCTCGTGGAACGACCCGAAGGTCTGCGACTACGAGTACCGCCACATGAACGAGTGGGGCAAGGCGATGTACGTCACGCCCGGCGTCGTCGTCGACGGCAAGACGGTCACGAACAACCTCGTCGACATCAACCTCGGCATTCGCATCCTCCTCGGGTCGTCGTTTTACGACGACTGGGAGGGGGACGAGATGTTCGTCACGCACGACCCGCTCGGCAACCCCGTAGACCGCCGTCATCCGTGGAATCAGACGACCACGCCCCGGCCGCAGCGGCGCGATTTCGAGGGCAAGTACAGTTGGGTCATGTCGCCGCGCTGGAAGCACCCGGAGACCGGCGAGCACCTGGCGCTCGACACCGGCGGCGGCCCGATCGCCCGACTCTGGTCCACCGCGCTGGCGGGGACGGTCGACATCGGCTACATCAAGGCGACCGGGCACAGCGTCAAGATCTACCTGCCCAAGACCGCGATGAAGCCCGAGGTCGAGTTCGAGTGGAAGATCCCCAAGTGGAGCAACGCCATCGAGCGGAACCGGGCCCGCACGTACTTCCAGGCCTACGCCGCGGCCTGCGCCCTGCATTTCGCGGAGAAGGCGATGGAGGAGTTGCACGCCGGCCGGACCCGCACGTTCACCGACTTCACGGTGCCCGACGAGGCGATCGGCTGCGGCTTCCACGAGGCGGTGCGCGGCGTCCTGTCGCACCACGTCGTCATCCGGGACGGCAAAATCGCCAATTATCATCCCTATCCGCCGACCCCCTGGAACGCCAACCCGCGCGACGTCTACGGCACGCCCGGCCCGTACGAAGACGCGGTCCAGAACACGCCGATCTTCGAGGAGAACGGCCCCGACAAATTCAAGGGCGTCGACATCATGCGCGCCGTCCGCAGCTTCGACCCCTGCCTGCCGTGCGGCGTCCACATGTATACGGGCGAGGGCAAGCTGCTCGAAGTTCGGCACGTCCCGATGTTCGGCGCGCAGGGATGA
- a CDS encoding NifU family protein: protein MTDRLDGPEFQSRLQRLDALLQDVERLADPAARSQVGEVVRALLELHCAGLESILEHLEAAGEPGAAVLSACARDDMAGGLLLLHGLHPFSLEERVLQALEQVRPVLRSHGGNVEMVGVDGGVVRLRLTGSCHGCASSAVTMKQTIEEAVLGRAPDAVGLEVEGVVDEPETTPDGRRLVVLTGI from the coding sequence ATGACAGACCGTCTCGACGGCCCCGAGTTTCAGTCGCGGCTTCAGCGCCTCGACGCCTTGCTCCAGGACGTGGAACGCCTCGCCGACCCCGCGGCTCGGTCGCAGGTCGGCGAGGTGGTGCGGGCGCTCCTGGAATTGCACTGCGCGGGGCTCGAATCGATTCTCGAACACCTTGAAGCCGCGGGCGAGCCTGGCGCGGCAGTTCTCAGCGCCTGCGCACGCGACGACATGGCGGGGGGCTTGTTGCTTCTGCACGGGCTCCATCCTTTCAGTCTCGAAGAGCGCGTGCTCCAGGCGCTCGAACAGGTCCGGCCGGTGCTTCGCTCGCATGGCGGAAACGTGGAAATGGTCGGGGTCGACGGCGGCGTCGTGAGGCTCCGCCTGACGGGAAGCTGCCACGGCTGCGCGTCGTCGGCCGTGACGATGAAGCAGACGATCGAGGAAGCGGTCCTCGGCCGCGCGCCCGACGCCGTCGGCCTGGAAGTCGAGGGCGTGGTGGACGAACCGGAAACGACGCCGGACGGCCGGCGGCTGGTCGTCTTGACGGGAATCTAA
- a CDS encoding DUF5947 family protein, whose translation MKIETRVEGREQSVFASIRRYARPRQARERCGICDAGLAAEHAHLIETAVGRLTCACEPCAILFGNQDAGRYRRVPRDAWFLPEFQLSDVAWEGFSIPINLAFFVHSTPAGRVVAYYPSPGGVVQSLVSLDEWAALVAENPVLGRFEPDVECLLVNRVGETCDCYRVGIDACYKLVGLVRMNWRGMTGGTAVWNEINRFFNGLKERSSHA comes from the coding sequence ATGAAAATCGAAACGCGCGTCGAGGGCCGCGAACAGTCGGTCTTCGCCTCGATCCGCCGGTACGCTCGACCTCGACAGGCCCGCGAGCGGTGTGGCATCTGCGACGCGGGGCTTGCCGCCGAACACGCGCACCTTATCGAGACGGCCGTCGGCCGGCTGACTTGCGCCTGCGAGCCCTGCGCGATCCTGTTCGGCAATCAGGACGCCGGGCGCTATCGCCGCGTGCCGAGGGACGCCTGGTTCCTGCCCGAGTTCCAGCTTTCGGACGTGGCGTGGGAGGGCTTCTCAATTCCGATCAATCTGGCCTTTTTCGTCCACAGCACGCCGGCAGGCCGCGTGGTCGCGTATTATCCGAGCCCCGGCGGGGTCGTCCAGTCGCTCGTCTCGCTTGATGAATGGGCCGCTCTAGTCGCGGAGAACCCGGTCCTTGGCCGCTTCGAGCCGGACGTCGAGTGCCTGCTGGTGAACCGTGTCGGGGAGACGTGCGACTGCTATCGGGTGGGGATCGACGCGTGCTACAAGCTCGTCGGCCTCGTCCGGATGAACTGGCGCGGGATGACGGGCGGGACGGCGGTCTGGAATGAGATCAATCGCTTCTTCAACGGTTTGAAGGAGCGGTCGAGCCATGCCTGA
- the hypE gene encoding hydrogenase expression/formation protein HypE, with product MAVDDSRAVLPLGACPVPQSRYEHILLGHGSGGQLTAELIGKLFVPGFGGDVLGALEDAATLSLSSGNGVHGPRLAFTTDSFVVRPLFFPGGDIGRLAVHGTVNDLAVAGARPLFLSSAFILEEGLPLDDLRRIVASMRAACAEAGVTLVTGDTKVVDRGKGDGVFITTSGVGLVPEGRSLSIHSARPGDRILVSGTLGDHGIAVMSVREGLEFETVLESDTAPLNGLARTILETCSETRCMRDPTRGGLSSAVNELASASGVGVELEETAIPLRAEVRAACEMLGLDPLYVANEGKLIAVVPPEHADRVLGAMRSHPLGRDSALIGDVVAEHPGMVILRSRVGGRRVVTLLAGEQLPRIC from the coding sequence ATGGCCGTCGACGATTCCCGGGCCGTCCTTCCACTTGGCGCGTGCCCCGTGCCGCAGTCGCGCTATGAGCACATCTTGCTGGGCCACGGCAGCGGCGGACAGTTGACGGCCGAGCTGATCGGGAAGCTGTTCGTGCCGGGGTTCGGCGGCGACGTGCTCGGGGCTCTTGAGGATGCCGCCACGCTCTCGCTGAGTTCCGGCAACGGAGTGCACGGGCCTCGGCTCGCCTTCACGACCGACTCGTTCGTCGTCCGGCCACTGTTCTTCCCCGGCGGCGACATCGGCCGGTTGGCGGTGCACGGCACGGTGAACGACCTGGCGGTGGCGGGAGCGCGGCCGTTGTTCCTGTCGTCCGCCTTCATTCTGGAGGAGGGCCTGCCGCTGGACGACCTGCGGCGGATCGTCGCATCGATGCGCGCCGCGTGCGCCGAGGCGGGCGTGACCCTGGTGACGGGCGACACTAAGGTCGTAGATCGGGGTAAGGGGGACGGCGTGTTCATCACGACGTCGGGCGTGGGCCTCGTCCCGGAAGGACGTTCACTGTCGATCCACTCGGCCCGGCCCGGCGATCGCATCCTGGTTTCCGGGACGCTCGGCGATCATGGAATCGCCGTCATGTCGGTGCGCGAGGGGCTGGAGTTCGAGACGGTCCTGGAAAGCGACACTGCGCCTCTGAACGGCCTGGCCCGGACGATCCTGGAGACATGTTCCGAGACCCGCTGCATGCGCGACCCGACGCGCGGCGGCCTCTCCAGCGCCGTCAACGAGCTGGCGTCGGCCTCGGGGGTTGGGGTGGAACTGGAGGAGACCGCGATCCCGCTCCGCGCCGAGGTCCGGGCGGCTTGCGAGATGCTCGGGCTTGATCCGCTCTACGTGGCGAACGAGGGGAAGCTGATCGCCGTGGTCCCCCCCGAGCACGCCGACCGCGTCCTGGGAGCGATGCGGTCGCATCCCCTGGGACGCGACTCGGCGCTGATCGGCGACGTCGTGGCTGAGCATCCCGGAATGGTCATCCTCCGATCGCGCGTCGGCGGCCGTCGCGTGGTCACGCTTCTGGCAGGCGAACAACTTCCGAGGATCTGTTGA
- a CDS encoding DUF6084 family protein — protein sequence MPDLNFQVEGVEPQKFAAEPLLLFKLRVSEALNNGLAPTPVHTVALRCQVRIEPGRRTYQAAERERLLGLFGAPERWGQTLKPMLWSHVCVVVPSFEGEVVVDLPIPCSFDFSLAATRYFSALDGGDLPLGFLFSGTIFFATEEGDLQVRPIAWDKEASFRLPASTWRELMDVFHPNTAWLSIRRDVFDRLDRYKTEQGMPTWERALERLLATAEEGATP from the coding sequence ATGCCTGACCTGAACTTCCAGGTGGAGGGAGTCGAGCCCCAAAAGTTTGCGGCCGAGCCGTTGCTGCTGTTCAAGCTCCGCGTCTCCGAAGCCCTGAACAACGGCCTGGCGCCGACGCCGGTCCACACCGTCGCGCTTCGCTGCCAGGTGCGAATCGAGCCCGGCCGGCGAACCTATCAGGCAGCGGAGCGCGAGCGACTGCTCGGCCTGTTCGGCGCTCCCGAGCGCTGGGGGCAGACGCTGAAGCCGATGCTTTGGAGCCATGTCTGCGTCGTCGTCCCGTCGTTCGAGGGCGAGGTCGTCGTCGACTTGCCGATCCCGTGCAGTTTCGACTTCAGCCTGGCGGCGACGCGGTATTTCAGCGCGCTCGACGGCGGCGACCTGCCGCTCGGCTTCCTGTTCAGCGGCACGATTTTCTTCGCGACGGAAGAGGGCGATTTGCAGGTGCGACCGATCGCGTGGGACAAGGAAGCCTCGTTCCGGCTCCCGGCCTCGACCTGGCGCGAGCTGATGGACGTGTTCCATCCCAACACCGCCTGGCTGTCGATCCGCCGCGACGTCTTCGACCGACTCGACCGCTACAAGACGGAGCAAGGCATGCCGACATGGGAACGGGCTCTTGAGCGGCTGCTCGCCACGGCCGAGGAGGGAGCGACGCCATGA
- a CDS encoding hydrogenase maturation nickel metallochaperone HypA, which produces MHELSIALSILDMAEEEAERRGGRIVAVHLKLGPLSGVVARALASAYEMAREGTPLDQAELVIEEVPIVAYCATCDVEHLPDAFDLRCPGCGAPTPTIRGGRELEIVALEIVS; this is translated from the coding sequence ATGCACGAGCTGTCCATCGCGTTGAGCATTCTGGACATGGCCGAGGAGGAAGCCGAACGGCGGGGAGGGCGCATCGTTGCCGTTCATCTGAAGCTCGGCCCTCTCTCCGGCGTGGTCGCCAGGGCGCTGGCGTCGGCCTATGAGATGGCCCGCGAGGGGACCCCCCTTGATCAGGCCGAGCTGGTCATTGAGGAGGTCCCGATCGTCGCTTACTGCGCGACGTGCGACGTGGAGCATTTGCCGGATGCGTTCGACCTGCGATGTCCCGGCTGCGGCGCGCCGACGCCCACGATCCGCGGCGGTCGAGAGTTGGAAATCGTCGCCCTGGAGATCGTCTCATGA
- a CDS encoding hydrogenase expression protein HypE yields the protein MPDALGCEGDTVSTTAATQPSIEDILMGAIPGLPKVHLHNRILDFSQGGEDYLKVWYDAAEGRLEAPFVFIVEGSIPNEKIKSEGYWAAMGTNAKTGQPITVTEWIDHLAPRALAVVAAGTCAAYGGIHAMAGNPTGCMGLADYLGWSWRSHAGVPIVNVPGCPVQPDNMTETLLYLLYQAAGLAPMIPLDKELRPTWLFGKTVHEGCDRGSYYEQADFAHEYGSPKCLVRLGCWGPVVNCNVTKRGWMNGLGGCPNVGGICIGCTMPGFPDKFMPFMDEPPGGVLSSSLIGMYGKIIRRLRAITNTTLNHEPKWRHAGPDLTTGYHPTSYDHEPVEIERGATAWRP from the coding sequence ATGCCCGATGCGCTGGGCTGCGAGGGCGACACGGTCTCGACGACGGCCGCCACTCAGCCGAGCATCGAGGACATCCTGATGGGGGCCATTCCGGGCCTGCCGAAGGTCCATCTCCACAACCGGATTTTGGACTTCTCCCAGGGGGGCGAGGACTACCTGAAGGTCTGGTACGACGCGGCCGAGGGGCGGCTCGAAGCGCCCTTCGTGTTCATCGTCGAGGGCTCGATCCCCAACGAGAAGATCAAGTCCGAGGGCTACTGGGCCGCGATGGGCACGAACGCGAAGACCGGCCAGCCGATCACCGTCACCGAGTGGATCGACCACCTGGCCCCGAGGGCCCTCGCGGTGGTCGCGGCCGGCACCTGCGCGGCATACGGGGGCATCCACGCCATGGCCGGCAACCCGACCGGCTGCATGGGGCTGGCCGACTACCTCGGCTGGAGCTGGCGGTCCCATGCCGGCGTTCCGATCGTCAACGTCCCCGGGTGTCCGGTGCAACCCGACAACATGACCGAGACGCTCCTTTACCTCCTCTACCAGGCGGCGGGCCTGGCGCCGATGATCCCGCTGGACAAGGAGCTGCGGCCGACCTGGCTGTTCGGCAAGACCGTCCACGAGGGCTGCGACCGCGGCAGTTATTACGAGCAGGCCGACTTCGCCCACGAGTACGGCTCGCCCAAATGCCTGGTGCGGCTCGGCTGCTGGGGGCCGGTCGTCAATTGCAACGTCACCAAACGCGGCTGGATGAACGGCCTCGGCGGCTGCCCGAACGTCGGCGGCATCTGCATCGGCTGCACGATGCCCGGCTTCCCCGACAAGTTCATGCCGTTCATGGACGAGCCGCCCGGCGGCGTCCTCTCGTCAAGCCTGATCGGGATGTACGGCAAGATCATCCGGAGGCTCCGCGCGATCACCAACACGACGCTCAACCACGAGCCGAAGTGGCGGCACGCCGGGCCCGATCTGACCACCGGCTACCACCCCACGTCCTACGACCACGAGCCCGTCGAGATCGAGAGAGGAGCGACCGCATGGCGACCGTGA
- a CDS encoding YceI family protein yields MSVRYVFDKRQSQFTVQAFKTGLLSTFGHSPTFAVGDYSGEARFGAGGLASFSLELTVVADSLSLLDRVGVTDRREIESRMRDDVLETRAHPEIRYRAERLADERIAPGRYRIRIGGPLSLHGVTHPHQIDAELTVFNDALQLRGGCALRLSDYQIKPVSALAGAIKLKDELQLTFDLNAPKEET; encoded by the coding sequence TTGAGCGTCCGCTACGTGTTCGACAAGAGGCAGAGCCAATTCACCGTGCAGGCGTTCAAGACCGGCCTGCTCTCGACGTTCGGCCACAGCCCGACGTTCGCGGTCGGCGACTATTCCGGCGAGGCGCGGTTCGGAGCGGGTGGACTTGCAAGCTTTTCACTGGAATTGACCGTCGTCGCCGACTCGCTGAGTCTGCTGGACCGGGTCGGCGTCACCGACCGTCGCGAGATCGAGAGTCGAATGCGCGACGATGTGCTCGAAACGCGAGCCCATCCAGAGATCCGTTACCGGGCGGAGCGGCTCGCCGACGAGCGCATCGCTCCCGGGCGGTATCGGATTCGGATTGGCGGCCCCCTGTCGCTGCACGGCGTGACGCATCCTCACCAGATCGACGCCGAGTTGACTGTCTTCAACGACGCGCTTCAGCTTCGCGGAGGCTGCGCGCTCCGGCTTTCGGACTATCAAATCAAGCCGGTGTCCGCGCTCGCCGGCGCGATCAAGCTGAAAGACGAATTGCAGTTGACCTTCGACCTCAACGCCCCCAAGGAGGAGACATGA
- the hypB gene encoding hydrogenase nickel incorporation protein HypB — protein sequence MTEQPRMVQVRQRVLKRNDVAAGMLRGRFHEAGVFVVSLVSSPGAGKTAFLERVLRGLHGPFRVAALVGDLATDNDARRLARSGAPVKQIVTGTVCHLDAEMVASALDGWTIDELDFLFLENVGNLVCPASFDLGESLRLVLFSVTEGEDKPLKYPTIFNTADVALITKTDMATAAEFDAQLAHQSIQSVRPGMEVFEVSAKTGAGVEEFLEFLRDRRAALRTYEPGEVVSKG from the coding sequence ATGACCGAGCAACCGCGGATGGTCCAGGTTCGTCAGCGCGTCTTGAAGCGCAACGACGTCGCCGCCGGCATGCTGCGGGGACGGTTTCATGAGGCCGGCGTCTTCGTCGTGAGCTTGGTATCGAGCCCCGGCGCCGGCAAGACGGCGTTTCTCGAACGCGTGCTGCGCGGGCTTCACGGTCCGTTCCGGGTCGCCGCGCTCGTCGGCGACCTGGCGACCGACAACGACGCCCGGCGGCTGGCCCGCAGCGGCGCGCCGGTCAAGCAGATCGTGACGGGAACGGTCTGCCACCTCGACGCCGAGATGGTGGCGTCCGCCCTGGACGGCTGGACGATCGACGAGCTCGACTTCCTGTTCCTGGAGAACGTCGGCAACCTCGTTTGTCCCGCGAGCTTCGATCTTGGCGAGAGCCTTCGCCTGGTCCTGTTCTCCGTCACCGAGGGGGAGGACAAGCCGCTCAAGTACCCGACCATCTTCAACACGGCCGACGTGGCGCTCATCACCAAGACCGACATGGCGACGGCCGCCGAATTCGACGCCCAGCTCGCGCATCAGAGCATTCAGTCGGTGCGCCCCGGCATGGAAGTGTTCGAGGTGTCGGCGAAGACCGGCGCGGGGGTCGAGGAATTTCTGGAGTTCCTCCGCGACCGCCGCGCGGCGTTGCGTACGTACGAGCCAGGCGAGGTTGTCTCCAAGGGATAG
- a CDS encoding erythromycin esterase family protein: MSDSSSHHGAVFAVREAARPLTGASADYDYLLDRIGDARFVLLGEASHGTHEFYSERARITRRLIGEKGFTAVAVEADWPDAYRVNRYVRGAGDDDSALAAVGDFHRFPTWMWRNAAVLEFIEWLYDHNGGVVKAGFYGLDLYSLHASIRAVVDYLDKIDPEAAGRARRRYACFDHSGEDTQAYGYAASLGLDRSCENEVIAQLVDLRRRAVEYARRDGLVAEDEYFQAEQNARLAKNAEEYYRSMFRSRVSSWNLRDLHMVETLAELVGHLDRTTGRPSKVVVWAHNSHLGDARATEMGERGEWNVGQLVRERCGDDAVNIGFTTYTGTVTAASDWDGPTERKRVRPALPGSYEALFHEAGSPRFLIDLRDGGDATEALREPRLERAIGVIYRPDTERRSHYFHARLAEQFDAVIHIDQTRAVEPLDRDSGWEEQGEVPETYPAGV; this comes from the coding sequence ATGTCGGATTCGTCTTCTCATCACGGGGCGGTCTTCGCTGTGCGCGAGGCCGCTCGGCCCCTCACGGGGGCTTCCGCCGACTACGACTACTTGCTCGATCGGATCGGTGACGCCCGATTCGTGCTTCTCGGAGAGGCGTCTCACGGCACCCACGAGTTCTACTCCGAGCGAGCCCGGATCACGCGCAGGCTGATCGGGGAAAAGGGCTTCACGGCCGTCGCCGTCGAGGCCGACTGGCCCGACGCCTACCGTGTCAACCGATACGTCCGCGGCGCCGGCGATGATGACTCAGCCCTGGCGGCGGTCGGCGATTTCCATCGGTTCCCGACCTGGATGTGGCGCAACGCGGCCGTGCTCGAGTTTATCGAGTGGCTCTACGATCACAACGGAGGGGTAGTCAAGGCCGGCTTCTACGGTCTCGACCTTTACAGCCTCCACGCCTCGATCCGCGCTGTCGTCGACTATCTCGACAAGATCGATCCCGAGGCGGCTGGGCGGGCCCGTCGCCGGTACGCGTGCTTCGATCATTCAGGCGAGGACACTCAGGCCTACGGCTACGCCGCGAGCCTCGGCCTTGATCGATCGTGCGAGAACGAGGTCATCGCCCAGCTCGTCGACCTCCGCCGCCGCGCTGTCGAGTATGCGAGGCGCGACGGCCTGGTCGCGGAGGACGAGTACTTCCAGGCCGAGCAGAATGCACGACTAGCCAAGAACGCCGAAGAGTATTACAGGTCGATGTTCCGGAGCCGCGTCTCATCGTGGAATCTGCGTGATCTTCACATGGTCGAGACGCTCGCCGAGCTGGTTGGGCACCTCGATCGCACGACCGGCCGTCCCTCGAAGGTCGTCGTCTGGGCGCACAACTCCCACCTGGGAGACGCCCGCGCTACCGAGATGGGCGAGCGCGGCGAGTGGAACGTCGGTCAGCTTGTCCGCGAGCGTTGCGGCGACGACGCAGTCAACATCGGATTCACGACTTACACCGGCACTGTGACGGCGGCATCCGATTGGGACGGACCGACCGAGCGGAAGCGCGTCCGCCCGGCGCTGCCGGGCAGCTACGAGGCTCTCTTCCACGAGGCCGGCTCACCGCGGTTTCTGATCGACCTCCGCGACGGCGGCGACGCGACGGAAGCCCTTCGCGAACCACGGCTGGAGCGGGCCATCGGCGTCATCTATCGGCCGGACACGGAGCGTCGGAGCCACTACTTCCACGCGCGGCTGGCCGAACAGTTCGACGCCGTGATCCACATCGACCAGACGCGGGCGGTGGAGCCCCTCGATCGCGATTCCGGTTGGGAGGAGCAAGGCGAAGTTCCCGAGACCTACCCCGCGGGCGTCTGA
- a CDS encoding hydrogenase maturation protease, whose translation MMQPRILVAGIGNIFLGDDAFGVEVVGHLMNRRLPDEALVVDFGIRGLDLAYALLDGYEAVVLVDATPRGGPPGSLYVLELDADATVGPEGQEPSIEAHSLDPVRVLRLVRSMGGAVGRILLVGCEPSPFEESDDLRDGLSTAVDAAVDEAVVLVESLVKRLLRGEGVGASDHRVISEEEVGR comes from the coding sequence ATGATGCAGCCACGCATCCTGGTCGCGGGGATTGGCAACATCTTCCTGGGCGACGACGCGTTCGGCGTCGAGGTCGTCGGCCACCTGATGAACCGCCGACTGCCGGACGAAGCGCTCGTCGTGGATTTCGGCATTCGGGGGCTCGACTTGGCCTACGCTTTGCTCGATGGTTACGAGGCGGTCGTCCTGGTGGATGCGACTCCGCGAGGCGGCCCGCCCGGCAGCTTGTACGTCCTGGAACTGGACGCGGACGCGACGGTCGGGCCGGAAGGCCAGGAGCCGTCGATCGAGGCGCACAGTCTGGACCCGGTTCGGGTGCTGCGACTGGTCAGATCGATGGGCGGCGCGGTCGGCCGGATCTTGCTGGTTGGCTGCGAGCCGTCGCCGTTCGAGGAGTCGGACGACCTACGCGACGGCCTGAGCACGGCCGTCGACGCCGCCGTGGACGAGGCGGTCGTCCTCGTCGAATCGCTCGTCAAGCGGCTGCTTCGAGGCGAGGGGGTCGGTGCGAGTGATCACCGCGTCATTTCCGAGGAGGAGGTTGGAAGATGA